TGGTGATATCTTCTACAGGCGATAGAGTACCAATAACTCTACCAAATTGACCAGCACCACCAGACTGTTTTTTGTGAGTGTAGTCAAAATCTGCAGGAATAGTGATAGATTCTCTATAAGAAACTTGTGGCTTACCGGTGACACATTCTACGTTATATTCACGTCTCATTCTCTCTACGTAAATTTCCAGATGCAATTCACCCATCCCAGAAATAATAGTTTCCTTAGATTCAGGATCGAACTTCACTCTGAATGTAGGATCTTCCTTTTGGAATCTGTTCAGagcctttgaaaaattagatACATCCGTAGACTTTGGTGTAATCGACAAAGAAACAACGGCATCAGGAACATACATGGATGACATGGAGTATTGAACACTACCATCGGTGAATGTATCACCAGAAGCACAGTCAATGCCAAAAGTAGCACATATTTCACCAGATCCAACTTCGTCAACATCTTCCATTTCATTGGAATGCATTCTAACCAATCTCGCCACTTTCACTTTCTTGCCAGTCTTCACGTTTGTGATATAATTACCCTTTCTTAAGCGCCCTTGGTAGACACGAACATATGTTAACTGACCATATTTgccttcttccaatttgAATGCCAGTCCAACGAACGGTTGCTGTACCGCAGGGACTAGGTTGACCGTAGTCTCATTCTTGCTCACGTCTAATGCTGTATTCAACACTTCAGAAGGATTTGGTAAAAAGTCTACAATAGCATCAAGAACAGGTTGAATCCCAGTATTTGCTAAGGCAGACCCCATCAAAACCGGTGTGAAAGCTCTGGCAATTGTGGCTCTGCGAATAGCAGCTTTAATTTGTTCTATAGTAGgttccttttcttccaaaaacaTTTCTGCCATCTCGTCATCCACATCAGCCAGCGTTTCAATAAGCAGTTGTCTTTTCTCTTCCATTAGGGGTTTCAACTCTTCAGGAACTGGTCCCTTTTCAATGATCTCCCCATTATCACCCTTATTATAAAGAGCTACTTTATTAATTAGATCAACAACACCAGACAAGGTCGACTCTGCTCCAATAGGTATTTGTACGGCAGCAGCAGGAATCTTTAGTTTCGAGTTAAGTTGTTCAATGGCACGGAAAGGATCCGAACCCATACGATCCATTTTATTAATGAAAGTCACCCTAGGAACATTATATCTACGCATTTGGCGATCAACAGTTACGGTTTGGGATTGGACGCCCGAAACAGcacaaacaacaagaacagcaCCGTCGAGCACTCTCAAAGCACGCTCCACTTCAATAGTGAAATCAATGTGGCCCGGCGTATCGATCAAATTAAAATGGTAGTTCTTGTCCCCTTTATCCCAAGAGCAATAAGTAGCGGCAGACTGGATAGTGATAcccttttctctttcaagGTCCATGGAATCCATTTTTGCACCCACATTATCTCTACCACGAACTTCATGAATAGCTTTGATCCTTTTTGTATAGTATAAAACACGTTCAGTAAAAGTTGTTTTCCCAGAATCAATATGTGCGGATATACCAATGTTACGTAGCTTCTTGGATAGTTCGATGTCGGCGGGTGTCAGCTGCTGCTTTATTTCATCCACTAAAACTTTTTCCTCCTCGTATGTAGAACGAGTTATTGAGCTCCCGTGGAAAGATCTCCTTGAGAGCCCCAAGCACAGCTTTGAgttaacaaaaaaagggaCACCGCCTCGAACCACTCTCCGAGGCACCCACATCATTGTCTGAACACTCATATTAGCTCTATAATCGTATACTTTCTCGCTTTCTAGTCCAGCCTCTCTGCTTAAATTCTCGACCTTTCATAgatattttcatcttggaaatttcGGCCACTACTAGAATCCCCCCcacaaataataaaaaatcatcaGAATTGAATCGTATATAGCATACAAAACAGAATATATAATTGGGAATGCGCCCATTTTCATTCTGGGCCCTCGATTATTGTCTTAACGTTGTCCAGCGGGTGGTCCCTGTTCTCATCGAATGCCTCAATTGCCTCCTTAAACTGGTAGCGATGTGTAATCAGGG
This DNA window, taken from Saccharomyces eubayanus strain FM1318 chromosome XII, whole genome shotgun sequence, encodes the following:
- the MEF1 gene encoding Mef1p; protein product: MSVQTMMWVPRRVVRGGVPFFVNSKLCLGLSRRSFHGSSITRSTYEEEKVLVDEIKQQLTPADIELSKKLRNIGISAHIDSGKTTFTERVLYYTKRIKAIHEVRGRDNVGAKMDSMDLEREKGITIQSAATYCSWDKGDKNYHFNLIDTPGHIDFTIEVERALRVLDGAVLVVCAVSGVQSQTVTVDRQMRRYNVPRVTFINKMDRMGSDPFRAIEQLNSKLKIPAAAVQIPIGAESTLSGVVDLINKVALYNKGDNGEIIEKGPVPEELKPLMEEKRQLLIETLADVDDEMAEMFLEEKEPTIEQIKAAIRRATIARAFTPVLMGSALANTGIQPVLDAIVDFLPNPSEVLNTALDVSKNETTVNLVPAVQQPFVGLAFKLEEGKYGQLTYVRVYQGRLRKGNYITNVKTGKKVKVARLVRMHSNEMEDVDEVGSGEICATFGIDCASGDTFTDGSVQYSMSSMYVPDAVVSLSITPKSTDVSNFSKALNRFQKEDPTFRVKFDPESKETIISGMGELHLEIYVERMRREYNVECVTGKPQVSYRESITIPADFDYTHKKQSGGAGQFGRVIGTLSPVEDITKGNIFETAIVGGRIPDKYLAACGKGFEEVCEKGPLIGHRVLKVEMLINDGAIHAVDSNELSFKTATMSAFRDAFLRAQPVIMEPIMNVSVTSPNEFQGNVIGLLNKLQAVIQDTENGHDEFTLKAECALSTMFGFATSLRASTQGKGEFSLEFSHYAPTAPHVQKELISEFQKKQLKK